A segment of the Denticeps clupeoides chromosome 2, fDenClu1.1, whole genome shotgun sequence genome:
acacagcagacacacagaaggtttgctgtgtctgtcagtgtagtgtacTGCAGCGTAGTGTACTGCAaaaggccagtacatcaggagacatggaggaggccataggagggcaacaacccagcagaaGGACCACTAAccctgcctttgtgcaaggaagAGCAGGAGGATCGCTGCCAGtgtcctgcaaaatgacctccagcaggccagaaatgtgcatgtgtctgctcaaacaatCAGAAATAGACTCCATGAGGGACCGAGGGATAGGAgcaccatgcagcatgtttggcatttgccagagaacaccaagactggcaaattcgccactggcgccctgtgctatTCATACATGAAAACAGGTTTACACTAAACACATGTGATGGGCAGAGCCTGGAGACACCGTGGAGAATGTTCtactgcctgcaacatcctccagcttgACCAGTTTTGCAGTGGGTCATTAATGGTGTGGGGTGTCAAttggggggccgcacagcccttcATGTGTTCACCAGAGATAACCTGACTGTCAAACCCATTGAGAtgggttggccctgggttcctcctaatgcaagacaatgctagacctcatgtggcaggagtgtgtcagcagttctggcaagacaaaggcattagTGCTATGGActgcctgttccccagacctgaatccatctgggacatcatgtctcgctccatccaccaatgccacggTGCACCACAACTGTTCGGGAGTTGGCAGAcactttagtccaggtctgggaggagatcctgTTGTAGAGAGGTCGTAAAGGCATGcaaaggccacacacactactgagcctcattttgacttgttttaaagacattacatcaatgttggatcagcctgtgtttttccactttaattttgagtgttaaTCAATTTGATTTCTTTCCATCgaaaatatttttgtgattgTGTATTCAGCCCCTTTGCAcagtagaagcacccttttgatctaaaaCAACCATGTGTCTTTTTGGGAAGATGCAACAATTATTTCACATCTGGATTTAGGGctccttaaagtgaagtgattgtcattgtgatacacaacagcacagcacatggtgcacacagtgaaatgtgtcctctgcatttaaccaatcacccttagtgagcagtgcgcagccatgacaggcgcccggggagcagtgtgttgggatggtgctttgctcagtggcaccttggtggatcgggattcaaaccggcaaccttctgattacagggccacttccttaaccgctaggccaccactgccaattgCTAGACCTCCTCTGATATTCCTCCAGATCCTCTCCATTTCTGGCAGGTTGGtagacagccatttttaggtttCTCCAgcgatgctcaattgggtttaagtcagggctctggctgggccattcaagaacaatcACAGAGCTGTTGTGAGGCCAGTCCTTCATTATTTTGGCTGTCATtgtaaacctttggcccagtctgaggtcctgagcactctggagaaggttttagtccttctgtacttggctgcatttctctttccGACGATTGCAACcagtgcagctgaaaaacatccccacagcatgatgctgccactactttgctttactgttgggactgtattggacaggtgttGAGCAGTGCCTAGTTTTATCCTCACATACCCCTCTTCCCCCTGATAGCTCTAGGGAGGGTTCTAGTTGTCCCAAACGACTATGGAGGTCACTCTACTCTTAGGAACAATAAGTGCAGCAGTAATGTTTTGGCCAGATCTGTTCCTTGCCACAATtatgtctctgagctcttcagagAGTTCATTTCACCTCATGATTGTCATTTGCTCTGACAAGcactgtgagctgtaaggtcttatatagacaggtgtgtagctttcctaatcaagtccaatcagtataataaaaaacacctggactcaaatgaaggtatAGAACCATCTCAGGGatgaagaaatggacagcaccagagttaaatatattagtgtcacagcaaagggtccaAATACTTAGGaccagtttttctttgttaattaaactgcagaaatgtaaataaattttttttctgtcaatatggggtgctgtgtgtacattaataaggGAACATTAAACTTggaatgattttagcaaatagctgcaatataacagagggAAAAAATCtatgtctatgtatgtgtggtctGCTGTTGTAGaatctgacagcggttggcaggaaagacatTCTGAATCTCTCGGTCCCACATTGAAGGAGCAGCTcagtcagggtctcctgcatgggatgggagatgttgtccaacaaagatgacagcttagccaccattcgcCTGtccctcaccacctccactgggtccaaaGGGcttcctagaacagagctggccatCCAGAGCAGCCTATTCAGTCCCGTtgcctccccagcagaccacaccataaaagatggctggtgccaccacagagtcattaaaggtcttcaagagtgggccATTAAtgccaaaagacctgagcctccgcagcagatACAGCCAGCTCTGCCCTTTTCTGTAGAGAGCATCTGAGTTGTGAGTCcagtatttatttttcagatgaacTCCAAAGtgcctgtagctctccacagcctcaatatCTACAACCTGAATGGTTGCAGTGCCtgtggaagtctaccaccagctccacTCCAATTAAATGCTTACAAAACTAATTTTGGTAACCTATGTGCAGATGAAATTGTGTGGCCCCCTGTGATTAGCAAACTCTTTGAGTAACTCACTGACTTTTCTCCTGCAGCCATGACCTTCACAAACGTTGATACACATGTTACTTTATTTGGCACTTTATTTGCTACGATATATGTTTTATTTCGCCACTCACTGCATAGGACAATGCACTGCAGCCAGTCACACATTCCAAACAACGTCATTCTGCTGAAAAGACGCATTACAAAACAAATAGACCATCAATGAACATGCCATTCTGAAATAAGGGCTGACTCTGAAATAAGATcgttttggaataaaaactgcTAAAATTAAGTAAAAGGCCTGATAAATTATtggaaataatatttcacaatgatAAGTAGATTAATATAGTTCACAATTAGGAGATGTATGTCAAAATGatatttcaaaattaaattttGATATTATATATGTCAgtctcttatttattcatatttatgccTTTAAgtcatatttgtttatttaattttgaacattttggaGTTCCATACGAAGGAAAACAGCTATGAATTCAACACCCTTCAAAAAACCCAACCAGCATCCTCCCAAAATCTTTCTTggcaatttatttcatttcaccctCTCCCAGTTACACACAGCAATCCAAAAATGGGCCAGAAATACACAGTTAATTCTGCAATACGCATACATACAAAATAGTTCCCATtcttttgcataattttttttcatttgtgttagTTTCAATATATGGGGGTTAAGCACTGCATTAGAGGCAGGTGTAGCAACAGAGGTTACCAGCAGAGAGTGCAGTATTTACCTGAGTAGAATTTAGGCATTTATTTTGTCTTGGGGAGCACCGGTAGTAATGGCCTGAAGAGTTTGGTTCACTTGGCTGTGTGAGAGAAGCACATGGAGGCGCAAACACTGAAAATCAAACTGAAATCTGGCAAAATGAGGGACAGGTGGGAGGACAGGAGGGCTAGTTTGAAAGAGCCAGGCTGGAGGGAAAGAAGACTAAACTAGCAAGCAGATAGTATTAGCCCAccgaaagggggaaaaaacatgatGCTGTTATAAGCCAGTCATGGAGAAACGAAGAATGTGAGAAAATAATATTAGCATGAATAGCTAGGCTAATCAGAAAGCAGTAGGTCAAAGGGGATGAAGGTCATAGGTAAAAAGTTAGCTACTGGAGCGAAGCTAATCATACATGAATGTCTTATTGGATGTGTACTGGGATTTTAAGGTCAGTTAGCTATGACGCCACAAAGAATTGAGAACAGCAAGAGACCTACAGAAATACTGTATTAAGATTAAAGGCCCATTTACGCTCAGTGTTAAATACTGATATGCAGTCTTTAATAGTGGAAGTCATAGGGTAagttaaaatgtataaacataAATGGGTCAAAGGTTATTAGCATCTACAGAATGGCATAAAAATTCTATTCACTATCGCCATGACTGTTGTGGATTCTGAGCTACCCTGTAGTGGATCTATAGAGAAGATGTGGAATGTTAGAACTTAATTGAATAGATGTAAGTTAAAAAGCTAAAGCAAACAGCAGGTGTGCTATATGCTAACTGTCCTGCTGCATCCTACCTGTAGGCAGCACCATTGAGCTCAGGGTGGACTCCTTGTTGGTCCATGACTGCCCAGGGTGCCGTGGTAACGAAAAACTCCTTGTTGACACAGTTTCTTAGGCTGTCTGGGATGCGGCCTGTTGGGACGAAGTGATGTAAATGGCTTTGTTACTTTTGAACACATATACAAAACTGTATAATTTAGCACCAGTAgatacattttaaaagctgtGCATGAACCATTGAAGTGAAAATTTGACATATAAAGAGAAGAAAGATGGAAAGGAGGTGGCGGGTTGGGTGGACATCCAGCTGGTGAGGAGCTTTGTGGGAAAAGACTTTAAAAAGCCTTTATGGCTGATAGGGGGTGAGACTGTACCAGTGATAGCACGGCGAATCTCAGTGGCAGCTGCCTCTCTCATCTCCAGGGATGCCTGTTCACTGTACCAGGCTGTGTGGGGGGTGCAAATCAGATTGGGTGCATCCTTCAGAGGGCCCTGGGCAAAGCTGAGGAAGAGGGCAAAAGGTCAAAAGCAATCATCCACATCagtcctttgtttttttcatttgtttttttttttacacttgctGTGTTTCCTTTTCAATATACATTAATGCAGAAACGGCAGAAGATGTGATGAACATGTAAGAATGGATTAATGCAGTACAGTAAGCAATATGGTTAAAAGGGtgtcatgcatttattttagcataagaaagaaaaaggcaacataatttcttttttttttttatctcattaaGCATTTAAACCAGACAGATACTATTAAATACAATCAATTATCACAAAGGCCAAATAGTGCAATGTAAAgtaatgtcatgtaaaactGCACTTACAGTGCAGGACCTACTGCAGGGTCTAATCTCTAATTTTACTTAAATGACGACTGAGCCATTTTCAgcacataaaattaaaaatgctttgaaaCTAATTTTGTTCAAATTAACACCAGGACTCTgattacgaaaaaaaaaattctgaaacaaAACTTATGGCCACTTTCATTCTGTGCTGATCTGTCCTCACCTGAAGGGCTCAGTCTCGTGGACGTCCAGCGCGGCACCGCGTATCCTGCCCTCCTTCAATGCCTGGGCCAAGGCCTTCTCATCCACCAGACCCCCTCGTGCTGTGTTAACCAGGAACGCACCCTGACGcatctgtaacacacacagcagtgtccTTTAATTATTGCACACGAAAaggaaatacaaaaaacattagTCCATATTATTTGACtgggtatgttttttttgttttgttttgtgtgtgtgtgtgtgtgtgtgtgtgtgtgtgtgtgtgtctgtgtgtttagttgatAACAGCAGTTCTCTTTTTACACTGAAGCAATACAGCTCACAGtttgcgaaaaaaaaaaaaaaaaacatgagcagCAAAGAAAATCTAATGAAAGCTTTTGGAACAAAATAAACCCTTAATCTTGACAAAAGGCAGAAATCCAGGGCATGAAAAGGCGTTTGGCTGCCAAGCTGCATTTTATCtgttctgtttccttttttctgaggctagaggagagggagggaaaaaaaaacctttgctCAAAAGCTGAGGACTGCCACAGACATTTGGGAAAGATGGAAATTTACACTCTTTCATTTTAGAGCTAAGAGGCAAGGATCTCTTGAGGATGAACAAACAGCGAGTTAACTGGGTTAAACCAATGCTCCCATATTATCAGAGAAcatggcagacacacacacatacaacaaacacacataaagtGTCACAGTGGAAGAAAGGGAGTGGGATCTGTTCCTGCTGCACCAACAGGGGGCAGAGTTTCTTACAGagaagacaaacacacacacagttttcagCAGCTCCACACTGCTACATGGATGTGTTTGCTGTAGCCGGAGGCTGGCACTAATTACATTTGACAGAGCAAAGGGATGAATTTGTTTCCAGCTTTGGTGAGCTTAAGATACACAGAGAGAGGCAAAgcggaagtgtgtgtgtggaacccGGAAAACtccaacacacatacattaaatATTACCATATTAATAAGAGAGAACAGCATTACGtgttatatatttgtatgtgtgtgtgtgtgtgtgtaactgtgtgcgtgtgtattctTGTGTACACTAGGTCTGTTCTTAATACATGTATACTGAGATTTATTACTATTACACACAAGTATGGTATTTTAGGAGAAATCATGTTCTGCTGCTGGAACACAACACTAATGCATGTGATTAATTAGATAAGCAGCAGTTATGTCATTTAAaggatcattttaaataaaaacatatatgattttatttaaaatctaaaagcccagaaataatgacacaaatatttACACGTAATTACACATCAAGTGCTTGTTGATCAGGCTGTGCATATGCCCGTTTAATGGTAAAATTGTTGATCAGTGcatggttgtgagtgtgtgtatgtctgtttgaTGATGAAATTGTTGATCAGATGgtgcttgtgagtgtgtgtatgcctATTTAATGGTAAAATTGTTGATCcttgtgtggtgagtgtgtgtatacctgtttGATGGTAAAATCATTAATCAGGTGGTGGTTGTGCTCGTTCAGGTTGCAGTGCAAAGACACGCAGTCACTCTGGTAGAGCAGGTCTTGGAGAGTGTAGACGCGCTGAACGCCCAGAGAACGTTCCAAACCATCCTGCAGATACGGGTCGTAGAAGATCACATTGAAGCCAAACACTTTTGCTCGCACTGCCACTGCCTGGCCAGAACGACCTGTTCCAAAAacataaatgcacaaaacaGTCATGTGACACCACCAGTTTTCTCTATAGAAAACAAAAATCTGATTTGTTATAATTTAACTTTTCCATAACACAACTTGTACAATTGTatgttcagtgtttttattttatttgtagaaTTTGACTTTGATTTTGAGGAGATATTTTTATGATAAGCAAAATACTGTTATatttaagtttatttattttggaatcATATTGTGTCCTGTCTGACTTTTGACACCCCTAGATGTTCTAGAGAAAAAGCCTTACCATATATGgcacgttttattttttttgctctgtgtttgtgtttatatacacacatatacattaaaACCACTTGTCTTATGGCAGAGGAGATGCTTAAGCaggatgttttattaaaaaccaaaaaaaattctttcagACAGATATGAGGATGTGATTTGGGGGAGTGCTGGAGAACACTGCTTAGATAGGAATGACAGGGAGAGTGATGAATAGAGGCAGAGTGAGGAGAGAGTGGGAGATCTGAAGAGAATCAATATGCCCTTTCAGACtgatggtcacacacacacgcacgcacacacacacacacacacacacacacacacacacacacacacacacacacacacacacacacacacacacacacacacacacacacacacacacacacacacacacacacacacacacacacacacacacacttcttaagAAAACCTTCTTAAGAAAACCTTGCCAGCATGCACTCACCCACTCTCACCCTGCCTGCACTTCctccaaaatgtcaaaatattaCATCAGTCCTCCCCAATATGATGCAAGGCCGTTCACACTATTTCTGACATCTCCACATTTATTCGACAGTTATCTAAAAGCGGCACTCTGGACAatctgtaatgtaaatgaggtACTGGTACTGGGTTATGATTGGAGCAGCAGGGACAAACACAACAGACACTCTGAAACTGCTTATTTTAAAAGCTGAAAGATGCAGAAGGTGAGGATGTGTCACTCCTGTAaaactagtgtgtgtgtgtgtgtgtgtgtgtgtgtgtgtgtgtgtggaaaaagaGACACCAAGCTAGCAACCCAGTGACTAATGCAATCtgacgtgtgcgtgtgtgtgtgtgtttggttgctGTCAAGGTGCGCTGTGTGTGCGATAAGCAGGCTGAAGAGCTTTTTGTCtggacatatacacacagaggGTGAGAGTCTGGATTATGGCAGTGAGCTACAGACAGGGACaaagagtgaaagtgagagagaggggggaaaaactgAGGAAGGGGTGGAGAATCCTGTGCGAATAGTGCAAAACAAAGAAGAAAACGAAAGCAGCAAACCTATCAGTGTGAACGAAAAATAGTGAAATAGAACAAAAGCGATAAGAAGAGCAATGGGAGATGTGGTTTTTGGTCAATTATAGTAATAGACTggttaatcatgattaatcagcAATGTAAATTAGCAGTATTTGCTTGTATTATTTGATGATATATGTGCTTATGACAAATAATTATATggggagaggtgtgtgtgtgtgtgtgtgtgtgtgtgtgtgtgtgtgtgtgcgtgctatCTCACCAAAGCCAATGAGGCCGAGTGTTTCTCCTCTGATGCGGGCAGCACCTGATGCCACCTCCCTTATCTGCTCAACGCTCTGGACCCGCGTGCCCTCACGCAGCGCCTGGTACAACCATGTGTTCCGCCGGTACAAGTTCAGAATGTGGCACAGTGTGGAGTCTGCAGTCTCTTCTACTGCTGCTGATGGGATGTTACACACTGCGATGCCTGGATggaaacacatacaaacaaactTAATAGTATAGTTTATAGGCAGGACTGAACCCACTACTCCTAAGGTCAGCGGGTTTCTGTATGTCCATAAGTCAGAGTGTGAGCTGTACCTCCTCACTGACATGAGGACTGGTGTCATAGGTGAACCGACAGTGAGAAGTGTAACTGTCAAAGTCTCTTTCTCACTGTGAGTCACAGTTGACGGGCTCTTTCGTCAGAGTACTGGTACACACACGACACAGTGTACCCAGTTGTGTGCAGTGTACATGCAGGTATATTAGGTGGTCAAATCATTAATAAGCTGACCCTGCTCATTCCAAGGGGGCTGCAGTTCACATGTTCACCTTCTTCTGACTAAAGACTAAACCTTCTGCAAGTGATCTGCAATGACTGTGTAAAACtaattacaaatattaaatCAGAAAAATGACCCATTGCCCAATAGGGGTGCTAAATTATATTTAGAAGAAGATGCAATTAATTGCTATGAATCTATGCAATagcaattaaattaaaaagccaTTAAATATTTTGGGTCATGTAATTAAATGGGCAGAACATGTGATATTTCACCTTAGGACAATGCAGGAGTGAATTACTGTGATTCTACCACAGTTTACCTGTTAATACATATTTATGGCTTATCAATATCAATTAAATTGCTGGTCATATAACAATCTTTATTCATTGTTTACAGTTACAATGTTTTGTTTAGAAACTATTGGATTTATCACGGTTTTAACGGATTTATCATTCAGAACAGTCAGCATAACTTCTGCACGACTTTAGTCACACCTACTAGCCATATCAGTATTCAGCACAGCATGTAGCATGTTGCAAACACATAGTCTGATATGTTGTTGTGAAAGATATACGATATCTGGAAGTGTTACTTTCTGGAACTGAGTGTATTAACAAGGATACATGTAATAACTGTCATTTGTGGTGAAGAGCGGGAAAAGTTCTGTACCCAGCTCCCCCGCAGCCTTGATATCAATGTTGTCATAGCCGCTGCCAATTCGGATGATGATGCGAAGAGCTTTAAACTTCTCCAGGTCCTCCCGCGTCAGGGTGATTGTGTGATACATCATAGCGCCCACAGCTTCATTAaggacctacacacacacacacatcaacacacgcTCTTCATTGAATACAGAGTGTGCTGGAGTTAAACATCTTTCTCCACACTTGAAGACAATTTCATATGGTTTGTGTCAGGTGGTTCGAATCCTGTTGGTCTGACAGTCTGTGATTTTGAATCTGAATCTGCGGATTCAGAACTTTTTTAGTTTTAGAATGTCATGTGATTCTTTGTTCATGTGATGTTTTTTAATTGCTGATTTGCAAAATATGCCTTTTTCAAATCACTATGATTAGagttttataaatgtgtgagtgtttccATTAACAATATTTCTATATGTAATATCAATTGGCTCAATTTGAGGGTTAATGTGAATGCAACTATTGCttcacatggacaaaatgttgCTTTCCTACTTGCAGTATTATGGCTTGCaattttagattttgaaataaaacaggTGAAAGGAACCCGGCAGGTGAAGGTGACtggaaaataaatgtcattgaCAGTGGATATTTGACTTCCCTCTCTTGTTTCAATTAGCTCTGCAGACATGACCATAAATCAGAGAGACCCCAGAGGTTGGCTACAGAGACTGTCGTGGTTTTGGACTTTGTAAAATGCCGAAATCCtttgaaaattattttaaatcatcTCAAGGTTAAACCTCAGTGGTTGGATAAATAACGGCTGGAAATTCACATTCAGCTGAACCATATCATTGCCACGCTGATTGCCAGATTAAGGCAGAATTTCCACAACGCTTCTATTAGCATGACTCCCCAGCAAGTGCCGCTAGATGCTAATTCAAGGTTAAACCCCTGCCCTACCTGCGCAAATTTTCTTCCTAAGGCTACGTGTGGAAGATTATGCTGGTATTCATTGACTGGTGCAATGAAGTGAAGAGTTTTcttaaatggaaaatgtgatctaatttttttcttacctcACCCAATCATAAGCTGAATTCTACATCAGCACTGTTATTTGTGACAAGTTGGCTGTAGCACTGAGACAAAGCAGAAACTCtatcttcagtgtgtgtgtagccatGAGGTAATTCTGTGAGTGAGCTCATGTGATCTAGAAAGTATTTGATGGTGTCTctggcaagtgtgtgtgtctgttaaatAGTGAGCTCATGTGATCCATGGAGGATATaaagtttgtatgtgtgtgtgtgtaacagtgagGCTGGCatgttgctgtgtgtggtgGATACACCCTACAGAGTGCACCCTCTGACCCAGCACACCACACCCATCAACATTATACCCACAAAGGGGCATTACAgctgtgcgtgagtgtgtgtgcgtgcgtgc
Coding sequences within it:
- the ctbp2l gene encoding C-terminal binding protein 2, like isoform X5, which codes for MWRPHFPGIRPQIMNGPMHPRPLVALLDGRDCTVEMPILKDLATVAFCDAQSTQEIHEKVLNEAVGAMMYHTITLTREDLEKFKALRIIIRIGSGYDNIDIKAAGELGIAVCNIPSAAVEETADSTLCHILNLYRRNTWLYQALREGTRVQSVEQIREVASGAARIRGETLGLIGFGRSGQAVAVRAKVFGFNVIFYDPYLQDGLERSLGVQRVYTLQDLLYQSDCVSLHCNLNEHNHHLINDFTIKQMRQGAFLVNTARGGLVDEKALAQALKEGRIRGAALDVHETEPFSFAQGPLKDAPNLICTPHTAWYSEQASLEMREAAATEIRRAITGRIPDSLRNCVNKEFFVTTAPWAVMDQQGVHPELNGAAYRYPPGMVGVAPGGIPGAMEGLVPGGVPVAHTLPSGTHPSQAPSPNQPSKHGETREHQTEQ
- the ctbp2l gene encoding C-terminal binding protein 2, like isoform X3, giving the protein MAEPGRWASVCNISREKDGALVFAMELSVSRVETAAGIRPQIMNGPMHPRPLVALLDGRDCTVEMPILKDLATVAFCDAQSTQEIHEKVLNEAVGAMMYHTITLTREDLEKFKALRIIIRIGSGYDNIDIKAAGELGIAVCNIPSAAVEETADSTLCHILNLYRRNTWLYQALREGTRVQSVEQIREVASGAARIRGETLGLIGFGRSGQAVAVRAKVFGFNVIFYDPYLQDGLERSLGVQRVYTLQDLLYQSDCVSLHCNLNEHNHHLINDFTIKQMRQGAFLVNTARGGLVDEKALAQALKEGRIRGAALDVHETEPFSFAQGPLKDAPNLICTPHTAWYSEQASLEMREAAATEIRRAITGRIPDSLRNCVNKEFFVTTAPWAVMDQQGVHPELNGAAYRYPPGMVGVAPGGIPGAMEGLVPGGVPVAHTLPSGTHPSQAPSPNQPSKHGETREHQTEQ
- the ctbp2l gene encoding C-terminal binding protein 2, like isoform X4 produces the protein MALTDKHKVKRQRLDRICEGIRPQIMNGPMHPRPLVALLDGRDCTVEMPILKDLATVAFCDAQSTQEIHEKVLNEAVGAMMYHTITLTREDLEKFKALRIIIRIGSGYDNIDIKAAGELGIAVCNIPSAAVEETADSTLCHILNLYRRNTWLYQALREGTRVQSVEQIREVASGAARIRGETLGLIGFGRSGQAVAVRAKVFGFNVIFYDPYLQDGLERSLGVQRVYTLQDLLYQSDCVSLHCNLNEHNHHLINDFTIKQMRQGAFLVNTARGGLVDEKALAQALKEGRIRGAALDVHETEPFSFAQGPLKDAPNLICTPHTAWYSEQASLEMREAAATEIRRAITGRIPDSLRNCVNKEFFVTTAPWAVMDQQGVHPELNGAAYRYPPGMVGVAPGGIPGAMEGLVPGGVPVAHTLPSGTHPSQAPSPNQPSKHGETREHQTEQ